A window of Schistocerca serialis cubense isolate TAMUIC-IGC-003099 chromosome 1, iqSchSeri2.2, whole genome shotgun sequence genomic DNA:
agtagtggtggcaatgacaatgtcaTCAACATAAACTATGATTTGCGATAGCAATTGcggtccaagaacagcatctaaggcttcaataaatactccagcactcactcgtagaccaaagggtagaacacaaaattgataactacatcccgcacatagaaatgcagtgtatttacggctgtttttatggaggttcacctgccaaaacgaTGAGCAGAGGTccatattggttaaatactgtacattatgaaattttttaaaagttgttcttccaaatttataggtcgtgtgttgattggaattatgactttgttaatttctcgtgcgtccagcactaaccttacactaccatcctctttattaactgctaggatttgactgcaatatggtgaatgtgacctttcaatgataccccaagcttgcattctttcaatctctttcaaaactgcggttttctttgaccaaggaatattataatatgttctatagtatgttttgtgtggtttaacatccatctcataagtatagcctctaataattccaggttcctccacaaatacctcagcaaattgctgcaaaacttcaagtaattcaagttgttgttccttcgtcagatattcatattctgtgcatttctcatataaatcattaggtttaattccctgagatacagcttcattaaaagttaaatcacatatgtttgttgctggtggatacacaaaatgtaatgttcaaacttaccttgttTACTATTTAAGTTCttaccctgtgttaactctattgtcagttgttgttggttacgtttaaatgacatttcccttttcctaaatctatgattgcttgatattcattcaaaaagtcaactcctaatatgcaatgcataactaatttatctactaccagaaaactgtaattgagtggtatatttgaaaatgtgaagttaatgagAGCTTGAAATTTCACGTTCATTGATCtgttaccggtggcacttataatgcgacaattctgtactggcaatgtttgtatgttcattatttgtttgagttcattatataaagACATTGAAgtgacacttgctgctgctcctatatctaacattacttccacttcataacttgtgttatagcctgaataatcttctttattttactggtactattaaaatctacatcctgatataattctttttctatgtTCTTACTatcatcatatcggagaaaacaaatcgtcggttccgttgcgctctgctccctataGACCGTAACTTGAGCGCTTAGCTCGGTTGTCGTTCGTTTTCCAGCAAATTGggttgttgctgcgggttggggTCATTGctcaactcaataatatttacatttctgtcacgtGTCACCCAAGTATCaactgtttggttgttgacattaactcgcgtcgcattgggagttccaTTAGGTAGGAATTGATGGTTGCTGTACTGCACGTGTCGTGGtggtggtccattgtgatttccccatacattatttcgcccatgactgtaactggtattgtcattactgttcttcctgcaatacatgtttggatgttgttgtgtgttgtttctctgaaaatatcctggatggtacctgttatcctctcttctttgatctctatgatttcggttccttgttctgtttttgttattttgaatataactgttattgttctgattgtaattactgttcggataaccattatagtaataattaccatTCCCctgccaatgctgcgagttgtttctcctaatattgaatggatttgtcccagtgtagtgcgaattgtttctttgagagttttgttgtggtgtcggaggcggattccaatagcctctgttATTTCTGTTGTTGTGCGTACTCGAATTtcttggatggatcggatacaattgattgaaattcctgatctcatctctgtaaacaacatctatctcatcaacataactgaaagaattctttatgttgtccttgGACACTCCTgttaatttatcacggtaaggaaatgctaagtggcttttaagtgttctaattatgtctggtaaatctgctggttttgtcaaatataatgttttgtctaggtagcgttcaatGTATTGACataaagtctctttcttcgggttgtaaatttctggattgtatacttctcgtattaaactttgctgttctgtgatcgactggaattcctcaagaaatgcttgttcaaatgTTAAACTtcgtcttttcattgctgctccccacttagctgctcttccacgtaacaaatttgtaacatatcgaattttatcagcttctaaccaatgtctcgggaaaataccgtcaaaagagcggatgaaaacaatcggatgcactttctCTTTCTCATcgcatgaaaatgtctgaaagtatccatgtcgtactaatgtttcatcagctactcccgacgGTATTAcgggtcctgcattttgtgtcaaactgtgcatagtatgtggtgatgtctgatagtaattttgatcttgtggtagcattgaaaatggttcattgggatttgtatcactcattggtaatcCTGTTTTCGGGcgtgtgctgggtctagcattattcgGATTCTCATTTGAATTTTGGTTGCCTGTTaagggttttggtatcactgacaaacttggtattacattttctttaagtttacgtacctctttctgaatattatctgtttctccctttactggttcctttgtcttatctaaaatgatctgtgtcattgtctcaaacttctcatctaaataatcatcatataatttgcattcatgtacaagtttctctgctagagttgtgtcattctttaaagatgctacatctgctctgtcttcaagtttttctaacttttcctgtaagaaTTTCTGCTcaaatgttacatcatttaattgtATGAAAGGTCTGTAAttgtcaggtctaagtgttcttggtttgtttttatgGAATTGTGTGGCTGTCGTAATTCGTCagcttgggtactggttttctgttgttcaaaaactactgttaaaaatttctcattacatcgttgtaagtcagtttttgtctcatCACTGAATCCCATAAATACCTTTTCTTGCCTCGTagccttgtctgataagtcagcaaatttccttccaagactactggtggtttctgtcaagtcggcaatttgtctcgattgtttttcaaaattttgttttatgtcccatATCA
This region includes:
- the LOC126446885 gene encoding uncharacterized protein LOC126446885; this encodes MDARRVEIVSADELSESDTLENMSDSQMNIELNSEDVQDIILPDRLRQQPLYLNRYTGEWRVSTTRQNATLTTSTSGPDINQTQKNDETKTQDSDMLNQILKLLGDQKRKFDALDNHLKRDIGKFDTTFDELIWDIKQNFEKQSRQIADLTETTSSLGRKFADLSDKATRQEKVFMGFSDETKTDLQRSTQFHKNKPRTLRPDNYRPFIQLNDVTFEQKFLQEKLEKLEDRADVASLKNDTTLAEKLVHECKLYDDYLDEKFETMTQIILDKTKEPVKGETDNIQKEVRKLKENVIPSLSVIPKPLTGNQNSNENPNNARPSTRPKTGLPMSDTNPNEPFSMLPQDQNYYQTSPHTMHSLTQNAGPVIPDEIRNFNQLYPIHPRNSSTHNNRNNRGYWNPPPTPQQNSQRNNSHYTGTNPFNIRRNNSQHWQGNGNYYYNGYPNSNYNQNNNSYIQNNKNRTRNRNHRDQRREDNRYHPGYFQRNNTQQHPNMYCRKNSNDNTSYSHGRNNVWGNHNGPPPRHVQYSNHQFLPNGTPNATRVNVNNQTVDTWVTRDRNVNIIELSNDPNPQQQPNLLENERQPS